Proteins encoded together in one Cetobacterium somerae ATCC BAA-474 window:
- the mltG gene encoding endolytic transglycosylase MltG: MKKKILILLFLIITIPVALFKFYSIKIEEKRDYKVQVNLKQGTSLTSVFNKLGIDKSIIFKIFLKYEKNSGKNIKAGFYEFDGKYSYKDILQMMEEGKVKYTILTIPEGYSIKEIGKLLQDRGIGTEEGLKKALENIKDFPYLTPNGNYEGYLYPETYYLSVDTNENEIVKAMTGEFLKKFPPEKYPDKKKFYQELIMASIIEREAQLKDEKPLMSSVFYNRLKKGMNLGSDATVNYIYDYTKRRMYYKDLKIDSPYNTYMYKGLPPGPISNPDYNSVMAAINPAKTDYLFFVVTSNGKHTFTKTYKEHLEVQKKSNK; the protein is encoded by the coding sequence ATGAAAAAGAAAATCTTAATATTGTTATTTTTGATAATAACAATACCAGTGGCTCTTTTTAAATTTTATTCAATAAAAATAGAGGAAAAAAGAGATTATAAAGTTCAAGTTAATCTAAAACAAGGTACAAGTTTAACTAGTGTTTTTAATAAATTGGGAATTGATAAATCAATTATTTTTAAAATATTTTTAAAATATGAAAAAAATTCAGGTAAAAATATAAAAGCTGGATTTTATGAATTTGATGGAAAATATTCATATAAAGATATACTTCAAATGATGGAAGAGGGGAAAGTTAAGTATACTATTTTGACGATTCCAGAGGGATATTCAATAAAAGAGATAGGTAAATTACTTCAAGATAGAGGTATTGGAACAGAGGAAGGATTAAAAAAAGCGCTAGAAAATATAAAAGACTTCCCATATTTAACACCAAATGGGAACTATGAAGGGTATTTATATCCTGAAACTTACTATCTTTCAGTAGATACTAATGAAAATGAGATAGTAAAAGCAATGACAGGAGAATTTTTAAAAAAGTTTCCTCCAGAAAAATATCCTGATAAGAAAAAATTTTATCAGGAATTAATTATGGCATCGATTATTGAAAGAGAAGCACAATTAAAAGATGAAAAGCCTTTAATGTCATCAGTTTTTTATAATCGTTTAAAAAAAGGGATGAATTTAGGTTCAGATGCAACGGTAAACTATATATATGATTACACTAAAAGAAGAATGTATTATAAAGATTTGAAGATAGATTCTCCGTATAATACATATATGTATAAAGGATTGCCACCAGGGCCAATATCTAATCCAGATTATAACTCTGTTATGGCAGCAATAAATCCAGCTAAGACGGATTATTTGTTTTTTGTAGTAACTAGTAATGGAAAACATACATTTACAAAAACATATAAGGAACATCTAGAGGTTCAGAAAAAAAGTAATAAGTAG
- a CDS encoding DEAD/DEAH box helicase, translated as MEKILTFRDLGLTEKTLKPLEKKGFEQPSPIQALTIPALLNGEKDIIGQAQTGTGKTAAFSLPILEKIEKSTGHVQAIILAPTRELAVQVAEEMNSLAHGRKLKIIPVYGGQSLEQQKRQLNKGVDIVVGTPGRVMDLMNRQVLKLNNIDYFILDEADEMLNMGFVEDIEHILTQTNEDKRMLFFSATMPAEILKIAKSHMREHEVLAVKKKELTTNLTEQIYFEVKEKDKFEALCRIIDIELDFYGIVFCRTKNDVNELVGKLQDRGYDVEGLHGDISQNHREVTLRRFKNKNLNILIATDVAARGIDVNDLTHVINYAIPQEAESYVHRIGRTGRAGKQGTAITFITPSEYRKLLQIQRITKTEIKKEQVPGVKDVILAKKTRLFDSVKNIISNGDAESYYDMAKELLTQETTPIEVIAAILKNFYDEELEETNYSDIESVSLDKTGKTRLFIALGKKDKMTPRKLVDLISKKTKVHESKLKGVEVYENFSFVSVPFVEAETIVDIFQKDRKGKKALIEKAKQSRK; from the coding sequence ATGGAAAAAATATTAACATTTAGAGATTTAGGTTTAACTGAAAAAACTTTAAAGCCTCTAGAAAAAAAAGGTTTTGAACAGCCAAGTCCAATACAGGCTTTAACTATACCAGCATTATTAAATGGAGAAAAGGACATAATTGGTCAAGCACAAACAGGAACAGGAAAAACTGCAGCGTTCTCTTTACCAATTCTTGAAAAAATAGAGAAAAGTACAGGACATGTACAAGCTATAATATTAGCGCCAACAAGAGAGTTAGCAGTTCAAGTAGCTGAAGAGATGAACTCATTAGCACACGGAAGAAAATTAAAAATAATTCCAGTTTATGGAGGACAATCATTAGAGCAACAAAAAAGACAACTTAACAAAGGTGTTGATATTGTTGTAGGTACTCCAGGAAGAGTAATGGATTTAATGAACAGACAGGTTTTAAAATTAAATAACATTGATTATTTCATATTAGACGAAGCAGATGAGATGTTAAATATGGGATTCGTTGAGGATATTGAGCATATCTTAACTCAAACTAACGAAGATAAAAGAATGTTATTCTTCTCAGCAACTATGCCAGCAGAAATTTTAAAAATAGCAAAATCTCATATGAGAGAGCATGAAGTATTAGCAGTTAAGAAAAAAGAATTAACAACAAACTTAACAGAGCAAATTTACTTTGAAGTAAAAGAGAAAGATAAATTTGAGGCTTTATGCAGAATAATTGATATCGAGTTAGATTTCTATGGAATTGTTTTCTGTAGAACTAAAAATGATGTAAATGAGCTTGTAGGAAAATTACAAGATAGAGGATATGATGTTGAAGGATTACACGGAGATATCAGTCAAAATCATAGAGAAGTTACTTTAAGAAGATTTAAAAATAAAAACTTAAATATTCTTATTGCAACAGACGTAGCAGCAAGAGGTATAGATGTAAATGATTTAACACATGTTATAAACTATGCAATTCCTCAAGAGGCAGAAAGTTACGTACATAGAATTGGAAGAACAGGAAGAGCTGGAAAACAAGGTACAGCAATAACATTTATAACTCCATCTGAGTATAGAAAGTTACTTCAAATTCAAAGAATAACAAAAACAGAGATTAAAAAAGAGCAAGTTCCAGGAGTAAAGGATGTAATCTTAGCTAAGAAAACTAGATTGTTTGATAGTGTTAAGAACATTATATCAAATGGAGATGCAGAATCTTACTATGATATGGCAAAAGAATTATTAACTCAAGAGACAACTCCAATTGAAGTTATAGCAGCTATATTAAAGAATTTCTATGATGAGGAATTAGAGGAAACAAACTACTCTGATATAGAGAGTGTTTCACTTGATAAAACAGGAAAGACAAGACTATTTATAGCTCTTGGTAAGAAAGATAAAATGACTCCTAGAAAATTAGTTGACTTAATATCTAAAAAGACTAAAGTTCATGAATCAAAATTAAAAGGTGTAGAAGTATATGAGAACTTCTCATTTGTTTCTGTTCCATTTGTTGAGGCTGAAACAATAGTTGATATTTTCCAAAAAGATAGAAAAGGAAAGAAAGCTTTAATCGAAAAGGCAAAACAATCAAGAAAGTAA
- a CDS encoding PG0541 family transporter-associated protein gives MVVDRKNTKRVVIYINDSQKNNLQTFLHSIGFHYYTIQSKLEGSWEHGIRHLNNHVWPGSEAVFHLIVSGFKVELLLKKLKSFRMGLPDNVVMAVLVCPLDDFIYNMMSVDIEPDDSTEKVHWLKDDE, from the coding sequence ATGGTTGTTGATAGAAAAAATACAAAAAGAGTAGTTATATATATTAATGATTCTCAAAAAAATAATCTACAGACATTTTTACATTCAATTGGTTTTCATTACTATACTATTCAATCTAAACTAGAAGGTAGCTGGGAACATGGAATTAGACACTTAAATAACCATGTTTGGCCTGGATCTGAAGCTGTTTTTCACCTTATCGTATCTGGTTTCAAAGTAGAGTTACTTTTAAAAAAATTAAAAAGCTTTAGAATGGGACTTCCTGATAATGTAGTTATGGCTGTTTTAGTTTGTCCTTTAGACGATTTTATCTATAATATGATGAGTGTTGATATTGAACCTGATGATTCAACCGAAAAAGTTCATTGGTTAAAAGATGATGAATAA
- the feoB gene encoding ferrous iron transport protein B, with the protein MIKIAFTGNPNVGKSALINAIAGSNLKVGNWAGVTVEKKEAEFEYKGEKIQCIDLPGVYSLSPYTLEETITRDFIINEKPDVIINIVDSTNLERNLYLTMLLKELEKPMIMALNFYDEFEKLNYKLDVKKFVDMIEMDVIMTSATKRTGVQELLDKALVIAKESKENKKYTLLFDKCLEEAIGEVKCKINCDEKLQKASEKFGMDFLAIKLLEQDKHLLEILKTEYKYEEDSSILKITKQLEDDHDEDIETIFAEGRYGTVKGILAKTFTTSIKSRLDFTDKVDRVLLNKYLGLPIFFLIIVGLMGTVFNGSAPLIDWVDGFVNDYIGKYVSMLIDENTPNWLASLVMDGILGGVGGVVVFVPLMLYLYFFLAILEESGYMSRVAFLMDKIMTKLGLNGKAFVPMVLGFGCTVPAIYATRTLEDESSRRLTAAMAPFMSCGARLPVYGLFTAAFFGAKAGMVVMSLYVLGIVVAILTGLALKNFEMFKAEGRALLIELPPYRVPSLRVIVKSTLTRTGSYLKKATTIIMGMLMILWALTYFPNNGDTANSYMAKFGKTFQGVLKPTGFADRWETVAAIPPSLAAKEIVVGFMAQVLVGDKDAQEIEDEVNHETTFIEDTVDQLAGLGVAIKDSILGVVSLDIKGLFSVPDESEIEEEGSGVVAATKMLWTDELAPLRAYSFMVFILLVVPCVVTLGAIKQEFGYKFTGFIIGMLLVVPYIVSTLVFQIGKLFF; encoded by the coding sequence ATGATAAAAATAGCATTTACAGGAAATCCAAATGTAGGAAAATCAGCATTAATAAATGCAATAGCTGGTTCAAATTTAAAAGTAGGAAATTGGGCTGGTGTAACAGTTGAGAAAAAAGAGGCTGAGTTTGAGTATAAAGGTGAAAAAATTCAATGTATTGATTTGCCAGGAGTTTATAGTTTAAGTCCATATACTTTAGAAGAAACTATAACTAGAGACTTCATAATTAATGAAAAACCAGACGTTATAATTAATATAGTTGACTCTACAAACTTAGAGAGAAACTTATATTTAACAATGTTATTAAAAGAATTAGAAAAACCGATGATTATGGCTTTAAATTTTTATGATGAATTTGAAAAGTTAAATTATAAATTAGATGTTAAAAAATTTGTAGATATGATTGAGATGGATGTGATAATGACATCTGCAACAAAAAGAACAGGGGTTCAAGAGTTGCTTGATAAAGCGTTAGTTATAGCAAAAGAATCTAAAGAAAATAAAAAATATACATTGTTATTTGATAAATGTTTAGAGGAAGCTATTGGAGAAGTTAAATGTAAAATAAATTGTGATGAAAAGTTACAAAAAGCTTCTGAAAAATTTGGAATGGACTTTTTAGCAATAAAATTATTAGAGCAAGATAAGCATTTATTAGAAATTTTAAAAACAGAGTATAAATATGAAGAGGATAGTAGTATATTAAAAATTACAAAACAGCTTGAAGATGATCACGATGAGGATATTGAAACTATATTTGCAGAAGGAAGATATGGAACAGTTAAAGGAATATTAGCTAAAACATTTACAACTTCAATAAAATCTAGATTAGATTTTACAGATAAGGTTGATAGAGTTCTATTAAATAAATATTTAGGGTTACCAATATTTTTCTTAATAATAGTAGGATTAATGGGAACTGTATTTAATGGATCAGCTCCTTTAATCGATTGGGTTGATGGATTTGTAAATGATTATATAGGTAAATATGTAAGTATGTTAATAGATGAAAATACTCCTAATTGGTTAGCATCATTAGTTATGGATGGAATTTTAGGAGGGGTAGGAGGAGTAGTTGTGTTTGTTCCTCTTATGTTATATTTATATTTCTTCTTAGCAATATTAGAAGAAAGTGGTTATATGTCTAGAGTTGCTTTTTTAATGGATAAAATAATGACAAAATTAGGATTAAATGGTAAAGCCTTTGTTCCTATGGTATTAGGATTTGGATGTACAGTTCCAGCAATTTATGCTACAAGAACTTTAGAGGACGAATCATCAAGAAGACTGACAGCAGCGATGGCACCATTTATGTCATGTGGTGCTAGACTTCCAGTATATGGATTATTTACAGCAGCATTCTTTGGTGCTAAAGCTGGAATGGTTGTAATGTCATTATATGTATTAGGAATTGTTGTGGCTATTTTAACGGGATTAGCTTTAAAGAATTTTGAAATGTTTAAGGCCGAGGGAAGAGCGTTGCTGATAGAGTTACCACCGTATAGAGTGCCAAGTTTAAGAGTTATTGTAAAATCAACATTGACTAGAACTGGATCATATTTAAAAAAGGCTACAACAATTATAATGGGGATGCTAATGATTTTATGGGCATTAACATATTTTCCAAATAATGGAGATACTGCAAACTCTTATATGGCTAAATTTGGAAAAACGTTCCAAGGAGTTCTAAAGCCAACAGGATTTGCGGATAGATGGGAAACAGTTGCAGCAATACCACCTAGTTTAGCAGCAAAAGAGATAGTAGTAGGATTTATGGCACAAGTATTAGTAGGAGATAAGGATGCTCAAGAGATTGAAGATGAGGTAAATCATGAAACGACATTTATAGAGGATACTGTTGATCAATTAGCAGGGCTAGGAGTGGCTATTAAAGATTCGATACTTGGTGTTGTTAGTTTAGATATTAAGGGGCTGTTTAGTGTTCCTGATGAATCTGAGATTGAAGAGGAAGGAAGCGGTGTTGTAGCAGCTACAAAAATGTTGTGGACAGATGAGTTAGCTCCTTTAAGAGCATATTCATTTATGGTATTTATTTTATTAGTAGTTCCTTGTGTTGTAACATTAGGAGCTATAAAACAAGAGTTTGGATATAAGTTTACAGGATTTATAATAGGGATGTTATTAGTAGTACCATACATCGTGTCAACACTTGTATTCCAAATTGGAAAGTTGTTTTTTTAA
- a CDS encoding FeoA family protein — translation MKLTELKRGESAKIVKIGKIGELKKRLVDMGVTAGEIIKLERNAPLGDPQEFIVKSTNIAIRKQDAQNIEIEIDG, via the coding sequence ATGAAATTAACAGAGTTAAAAAGAGGAGAATCAGCTAAAATCGTCAAAATTGGGAAAATTGGCGAATTAAAAAAAAGGTTAGTTGATATGGGTGTAACAGCTGGAGAGATAATAAAACTTGAAAGAAATGCTCCTTTAGGAGACCCGCAAGAGTTTATTGTAAAATCAACAAATATCGCTATAAGAAAACAAGATGCACAAAATATTGAAATAGAGATAGATGGATAG
- a CDS encoding FeoA family protein, with product MTPLVFAEQNKEFVIKEIKGRDKDKNRLTEKGFCIGNKICLLRDDQSNYIVKINDTKYVLNFGLANKIIIDNE from the coding sequence ATGACGCCATTAGTTTTTGCAGAACAAAATAAAGAGTTTGTTATAAAAGAGATAAAGGGAAGAGATAAAGATAAGAATAGACTAACAGAAAAAGGATTTTGTATAGGAAATAAAATATGCTTACTAAGAGATGATCAAAGTAACTATATAGTAAAAATAAATGACACTAAATATGTTTTAAATTTTGGATTAGCAAATAAGATAATAATTGACAATGAATAA
- a CDS encoding tRNA 2-thiocytidine biosynthesis TtcA family protein, with the protein MLKIDNIKELNGYTFQSFTFEVKENIVLINNLKDEIKIEITYTENKIIKLIDKIYKQTGLKINLNKLDDREILSFIQDKGFEKTLWSPIGRAMHDYNMIEEGDRIAVGISGGKDSLTVLNALIRIKKISGINFELFPIHIHPVEEGGKYGDIKDYCSKLGVELQVIETSIGESILTNEDLKNPCFMCARVRRGLLYKEMKKQNINKLVLGHHKDDIIETFLLNVLYQGNMGVMKPAYHSEEYGLKVIRPLAYVEEKETIRYAKKLGLPILHNDCPYETSDNSKRLKVKKMIEELAKDSPNVRSVMLNSIKDLFV; encoded by the coding sequence GTGTTAAAAATAGATAATATAAAAGAGTTAAATGGCTACACATTTCAATCTTTTACTTTTGAAGTTAAAGAAAATATAGTTTTAATTAATAATTTAAAAGATGAAATAAAAATAGAGATAACGTATACTGAAAATAAAATAATAAAATTAATTGATAAAATTTATAAACAAACAGGATTAAAAATAAATTTAAATAAATTAGATGATAGAGAAATTTTATCGTTTATTCAAGATAAGGGTTTTGAAAAAACATTATGGAGCCCAATAGGAAGGGCAATGCATGATTACAATATGATTGAAGAGGGCGATAGAATTGCTGTTGGGATATCAGGAGGAAAAGATAGTTTAACAGTTTTAAATGCTTTAATAAGAATAAAAAAAATATCGGGAATAAATTTTGAATTATTTCCAATTCATATTCATCCAGTTGAAGAGGGTGGGAAATATGGTGATATAAAAGACTATTGCTCTAAATTAGGAGTAGAATTACAAGTAATAGAGACATCAATAGGTGAAAGTATTTTGACTAATGAAGATTTAAAAAATCCATGTTTTATGTGTGCAAGAGTAAGAAGAGGGCTTCTGTATAAAGAGATGAAGAAACAAAATATAAATAAGTTAGTATTAGGTCATCATAAAGATGATATAATAGAAACGTTTTTATTAAATGTTTTATATCAAGGAAATATGGGGGTAATGAAACCTGCTTATCATTCAGAGGAGTATGGGTTGAAAGTTATTAGACCCTTAGCATATGTGGAAGAAAAAGAAACAATCAGGTATGCAAAAAAATTAGGATTACCAATTTTACATAATGACTGTCCATATGAAACAAGTGATAATTCAAAACGTTTAAAAGTAAAAAAGATGATAGAGGAATTGGCAAAAGATAGTCCAAATGTAAGAAGTGTAATGTTAAATAGTATAAAAGATCTATTTGTTTAA
- a CDS encoding tRNA lysidine(34) synthetase, whose product MEEKVFETKKEMVEYSIRSTYRKKIWSKFTKAIKDFDLIQDGDKIAVGVSGGKDSLLLSKLFQELKRDKSKNFEVAFISMNPGFGSMDLEQFKINLEELGIPCEIFDANVWEVAFESSPDSPCFLCAKMRRGVLYSKVEELGYNKLALGHHFDDLVETTLINMFYAGTTKTMIPKVKSTSGRLELIRPLIYIKENDIINFTKKNEIMAMACGCPIESGKVDSKRKEIKNLLSTLEKTNPQIKQSIFNSMKNINLDYVLGYVSEAKKGE is encoded by the coding sequence ATGGAAGAAAAAGTTTTTGAAACAAAAAAAGAAATGGTTGAATATTCAATAAGAAGTACTTATAGAAAGAAAATATGGTCGAAATTTACAAAGGCGATAAAAGACTTTGATTTAATACAAGATGGAGATAAAATAGCTGTAGGAGTATCAGGTGGAAAGGATAGTTTATTATTATCAAAATTATTTCAAGAATTAAAAAGAGATAAAAGTAAAAATTTTGAAGTAGCCTTTATATCAATGAATCCAGGATTTGGATCTATGGATTTAGAGCAATTTAAAATTAATTTAGAAGAGCTTGGAATTCCATGTGAAATATTTGATGCAAATGTTTGGGAAGTGGCCTTTGAATCGTCTCCTGATAGTCCTTGTTTTTTATGTGCAAAAATGAGAAGAGGAGTTCTTTACAGCAAGGTAGAGGAGTTAGGATATAATAAATTAGCTTTAGGACATCATTTTGATGATTTAGTAGAAACTACTTTAATAAATATGTTTTATGCAGGGACTACAAAAACAATGATTCCTAAAGTAAAATCAACAAGTGGAAGATTAGAGTTAATAAGACCATTAATTTATATAAAAGAAAATGATATTATAAATTTCACGAAAAAAAATGAAATTATGGCAATGGCTTGTGGCTGTCCAATTGAATCTGGGAAAGTTGATTCAAAGAGAAAAGAGATTAAAAATCTACTATCGACTTTAGAGAAAACAAATCCTCAGATAAAGCAAAGTATATTTAATTCGATGAAAAATATAAATTTAGATTATGTATTAGGGTATGTATCTGAAGCAAAAAAAGGAGAGTAG
- a CDS encoding C-GCAxxG-C-C family (seleno)protein, protein MNKKVTYVKGQLNCAESIIDSFNKNNNTEIPVALGSGMGTGATIGSLCGAVNAAVLVIGYLKGRETYQEENKARSLANNLLKEIKNKFNSELCVDLKKSNVSCSEIVSFTYEKLEEILSKN, encoded by the coding sequence ATGAATAAAAAAGTGACTTATGTTAAAGGACAGTTAAATTGTGCTGAATCTATTATTGATTCATTTAATAAAAATAACAATACTGAAATTCCTGTTGCTTTAGGAAGCGGTATGGGAACTGGAGCAACTATTGGTAGCCTTTGTGGTGCTGTTAATGCCGCTGTTCTTGTTATTGGCTATCTTAAAGGTAGAGAAACTTATCAAGAAGAGAATAAAGCTAGATCTTTGGCTAATAATTTATTAAAAGAAATTAAAAATAAGTTTAATTCTGAACTTTGTGTAGATTTGAAAAAATCAAATGTTAGTTGTAGCGAAATTGTTAGCTTCACTTATGAAAAATTAGAAGAAATTTTAAGTAAAAATTAA
- a CDS encoding deoxyribodipyrimidine photo-lyase encodes MSLFKDSRIKYLKNDKKAEGQHIIYWMQESQRTRYNFALNEAIYLSQKNKIPLYVVFNYLNSYPEASKRHYDFMLQGLKDVKESLDQKGIKFILLEGDPLENIIKVCKKAKVVIWDKSYLKNQKEVKEKLLKCIDSTILEIESNVIIPVELVSTKEEYSAKTLRDKYRKIETLNEESFNEEKYFFIENLDNVLEELDCSDKYIPKIKKNLDGGFLGGEREAVKILESFIKNDLKFYLNKGPDNERSSKLSPYLHFGQISPVEIKHNIEKLSNELINEKNSFLEEVIIRRELAINFVYYNKNYDNWLGITYEWAYKTLEKHANDKREYIYSEKELEEFKTHDKYWNACQKQMLDMGYMDSYMRMYWCKKILEWSLTPQKAYEIAIKLNNKYFYDGRDPNSYAGVAWCFGKHDRAWKEREVFGKVRYMNSDGLKRKFDIEKYVEKYLK; translated from the coding sequence ATGAGTTTATTTAAAGATTCAAGAATAAAATATTTAAAAAATGATAAGAAAGCAGAAGGACAACATATAATATATTGGATGCAAGAAAGTCAAAGAACGAGATATAATTTTGCTTTAAATGAAGCAATATATTTATCTCAAAAAAATAAAATACCTCTTTATGTTGTATTTAATTATTTAAACAGTTATCCAGAAGCATCTAAAAGACATTACGATTTTATGCTACAAGGTTTAAAAGATGTAAAAGAATCTCTTGATCAAAAAGGTATCAAGTTTATTTTATTAGAAGGAGATCCTTTAGAAAATATAATTAAAGTCTGTAAAAAAGCAAAAGTTGTTATTTGGGATAAAAGTTATTTGAAAAATCAAAAGGAAGTAAAAGAGAAATTGCTAAAATGTATAGATAGTACAATTTTAGAGATTGAAAGTAATGTTATCATTCCTGTGGAGTTAGTTAGTACTAAAGAGGAGTATAGTGCAAAAACTTTAAGAGATAAATATAGAAAAATAGAAACTTTAAATGAAGAAAGTTTTAATGAAGAAAAATATTTTTTTATAGAAAATTTGGATAATGTTCTAGAGGAGTTAGACTGTTCTGATAAATATATACCAAAGATAAAAAAAAATTTAGATGGAGGTTTTTTAGGGGGAGAGAGGGAAGCTGTAAAAATTTTAGAGAGTTTTATAAAAAATGATTTAAAATTTTATTTAAATAAAGGACCTGATAATGAAAGAAGTTCGAAATTATCACCCTATTTACATTTTGGGCAAATATCTCCTGTAGAAATTAAACATAATATTGAAAAATTAAGTAATGAATTGATTAATGAAAAAAATAGTTTTTTAGAAGAAGTTATAATAAGAAGGGAATTAGCAATTAATTTTGTCTACTATAATAAAAATTATGATAATTGGCTAGGAATAACATATGAGTGGGCTTATAAAACATTAGAAAAACATGCAAATGATAAAAGAGAATATATTTATAGTGAAAAGGAGTTGGAAGAGTTTAAAACACACGATAAATATTGGAATGCGTGTCAAAAACAGATGTTAGATATGGGATATATGGATAGTTATATGAGGATGTACTGGTGTAAAAAAATATTAGAATGGAGTCTTACTCCCCAAAAAGCATATGAAATAGCAATAAAGCTTAATAATAAATACTTTTATGATGGAAGAGATCCTAACTCTTATGCAGGAGTTGCTTGGTGTTTTGGAAAGCATGATCGAGCATGGAAAGAGAGGGAGGTATTTGGTAAAGTTAGATATATGAATAGCGATGGGTTGAAAAGAAAGTTTGATATAGAAAAATATGTAGAAAAATATTTAAAATAA
- a CDS encoding acyl-CoA thioesterase → MFSVNYKVTISDINYGGHMGNERALLLFQQSRIELFKSLGVTEINVGDNVGTIQKDAHVYYKGEVYLGDELTIIIKNIDIKKASLNFIYSVEKSEGGVVLEGSTIIVAFDYGKKKVVRFSQEFLNELEKIFL, encoded by the coding sequence ATGTTTTCAGTTAATTATAAAGTTACAATATCAGATATAAATTATGGAGGACATATGGGTAATGAAAGAGCGTTGTTGTTATTTCAACAATCTAGAATAGAGCTGTTTAAAAGTTTAGGAGTAACTGAAATAAATGTTGGAGACAATGTCGGTACAATTCAAAAAGATGCACATGTTTATTATAAAGGCGAGGTATATTTAGGAGATGAATTGACAATAATAATAAAAAATATAGATATAAAAAAAGCATCATTAAATTTTATATATAGCGTAGAAAAAAGTGAGGGAGGAGTTGTATTAGAGGGGAGTACAATCATTGTAGCTTTTGATTATGGAAAGAAAAAGGTAGTAAGATTCTCTCAAGAGTTTTTAAATGAATTAGAAAAAATCTTTTTATAA